DNA from Armatimonadia bacterium:
GGACGGTTTCGGCGCACGGCTGGGAGGCCTTGAAGAGCTGCTGCGGACCTCCGACTTCGTCACCGTGCACACCCCGCTGACGGAGGAGACGCGTGGTCTGATCGGAGCCGAGGAACTGGCGCTCCTGAAGCCCAACGCCATCGTGGTGAACTGTGCGCGGGGTGGGATCATCGACGAGGCGGCCCTGATTGATGCTCTCCGGTCTGGACGCCTTGCTGGAGCGGCGCTGGACGTCTTTGAGGGCGAGCCGAAGGCCAACCCGGAGCTGGTCGGGTTGCCAAACGTGGTGGCAACACCTCACCTGGGCGCCTCAACCACCGAGGCACAGGAAGCGGTTGCGATCGACGCGGCTGAGCAGATCGTCGAGGTCCTGGCTGGACGGCCGCCGCGGACGCCGGTGAACGTTCCGGCGCTGTCGCCTGAGCTTCTGACGCAGGTCAGGCCGATGCTGGTCCTTGCCGCACGCCTGGGGCGTCTGGCAGGTGTGCTGACTACCCGAGCGCCGCGGGAGTTCTCCCTGGTTGCCTCCTCGACCACACCCGATCAGGGCATGCCGCTGATTGCGAGTTGGGCCGTTAGTCGGCTGCTCGAAGGCAAGACGGACGGCGGTCTGAATGAGGTCAGCGCTCTGCTCATCGCCCGCGAACGGGGTATCCGCGTCTCCTACGCTGTGAGTGGGGATGACCGAGGCTACTCGCGGTCGCTGGAGGTCCAGGTCCACTTCGCCGAGGACGCCTATCGCCTGTTCGGAGCGGTCATCGAGGGCTCGCAGCCGCGGATTCTGGGCATCAACGGTTTCAGTGTTGACCTGGCGCCCGAAGGCGAGTACATGTTCCTGTGGAAGCAGAACCCTCGGGTGCCGGGGTTCATCGGCGCGATCGGGTCCTTGCTGGGCGAGGCGGGCATTGGGATCGCCAGCATCGAGGTGGGAC
Protein-coding regions in this window:
- the serA gene encoding phosphoglycerate dehydrogenase produces the protein MPRILACDRVSVAGIELLRKSAEVVELGAPSEDELIAALAGCDGLIVRSATKVTARVLEHAPGLRVIARAGVGVDNIDVEAATRHGVLVLNSPGGNIIAAAEHTIALLLAAARNIAPADASMKAGEFDRKRFVGRQVAGKTLGIVGLGKIGGEVARRAKGLGMELLVHDPYASPELVDGFGARLGGLEELLRTSDFVTVHTPLTEETRGLIGAEELALLKPNAIVVNCARGGIIDEAALIDALRSGRLAGAALDVFEGEPKANPELVGLPNVVATPHLGASTTEAQEAVAIDAAEQIVEVLAGRPPRTPVNVPALSPELLTQVRPMLVLAARLGRLAGVLTTRAPREFSLVASSTTPDQGMPLIASWAVSRLLEGKTDGGLNEVSALLIARERGIRVSYAVSGDDRGYSRSLEVQVHFAEDAYRLFGAVIEGSQPRILGINGFSVDLAPEGEYMFLWKQNPRVPGFIGAIGSLLGEAGIGIASIEVGREEIEGLGLLAVRLHDPVPAEVRRAVLALDGVTRLEVVTFS